A window of Aerococcus urinae contains these coding sequences:
- the rpsQ gene encoding 30S ribosomal protein S17, giving the protein MAEKRNHRKVLQGRVVSDKMDKTIVVQVDTFKFHPTYKKRISYSKKYKVHDEKNSAKVGDTVKIMETRPLSKDKYFRLVEIVEKSVII; this is encoded by the coding sequence ATGGCAGAAAAACGTAATCACCGTAAAGTTCTACAAGGACGCGTTGTTTCCGATAAAATGGATAAGACGATTGTTGTCCAAGTAGACACATTTAAATTCCATCCAACATACAAAAAACGTATTTCGTATTCCAAGAAATATAAAGTACATGATGAAAAGAATTCAGCAAAAGTAGGCGACACCGTTAAAATTATGGAAACCCGTCCACTATCTAAGGATAAATATTTCCGTCTAGTTGAAATTGTTGAAAAATCAGTTATTATTTAA
- the rpmC gene encoding 50S ribosomal protein L29 encodes MNKFSELKDLSVAELNAKEQEYKQELFNLRFQLATGQLENTARIKQVRKQIARIKTALRQQELA; translated from the coding sequence ATGAATAAATTTTCTGAATTAAAAGATCTTTCCGTGGCTGAATTAAACGCAAAGGAACAAGAATACAAACAAGAGTTATTCAATTTACGATTCCAATTGGCAACCGGTCAATTAGAAAATACTGCGCGTATTAAACAAGTTCGTAAACAAATTGCTCGTATTAAAACAGCATTGCGTCAACAAGAACTCGCGTAA
- the rplP gene encoding 50S ribosomal protein L16 produces the protein MLVPKRVKHRREFRGKMRGEAKGGKEIAYGEYGLQALDSKWITNRQIEAARIAMTRYMKRGGKVWIKIFPHKPYSAKAIGVRMGSGKGAPEGWVAPVKRGKILFEIAGVPEEVAREALRLAAHKLPIRCKIVKRDVGGESNE, from the coding sequence GTGTTAGTACCTAAACGTGTTAAACATAGACGTGAGTTCCGCGGAAAAATGCGTGGAGAAGCTAAAGGCGGTAAAGAAATCGCCTATGGTGAATATGGCTTACAAGCATTAGATTCTAAATGGATCACCAACCGCCAAATCGAAGCAGCCCGTATCGCGATGACACGTTATATGAAACGTGGAGGGAAAGTATGGATTAAAATCTTCCCTCACAAACCATACTCCGCCAAAGCCATTGGTGTTCGTATGGGTTCCGGTAAAGGTGCTCCAGAAGGCTGGGTAGCTCCTGTTAAACGCGGAAAAATTTTATTTGAAATTGCAGGGGTGCCTGAAGAAGTTGCTCGTGAAGCGCTACGTCTTGCCGCCCACAAATTACCAATTCGTTGTAAGATTGTCAAACGTGATGTAGGTGGTGAATCGAATGAATAA
- the rpsC gene encoding 30S ribosomal protein S3 — translation MGQKINPTGLRIGVIKDWDARWFEEKDYANTLHEDLAVRDYIEDALKDASISQVEIERAANKVNINVHTAKPGMVIGKGGSEVEKLRKDLNQLTGKRVHINVIEVKQPDLSAELVGENIAQQLENRIAFRRAMKQAIQRTMKAGAQGIKVQVSGRLNGADMARTEALDEGTVPLHTLRADIDYAWVEADTTYGKIGVKVWICRGEVLPTTNNQEEE, via the coding sequence GTGGGTCAAAAAATTAATCCAACCGGTTTACGTATCGGGGTCATTAAAGACTGGGATGCACGCTGGTTTGAAGAAAAAGATTATGCCAACACGTTACATGAAGACTTAGCTGTCCGTGATTATATTGAAGACGCGCTAAAAGATGCTTCAATCTCACAAGTTGAAATTGAACGTGCAGCTAACAAGGTAAACATCAATGTGCATACCGCAAAACCAGGTATGGTTATCGGTAAGGGTGGTTCTGAAGTTGAAAAACTCCGTAAAGACCTCAACCAATTAACCGGTAAACGCGTGCACATCAACGTTATCGAAGTTAAACAACCTGACTTAAGTGCAGAATTAGTCGGCGAAAACATCGCTCAACAATTAGAAAACCGTATTGCTTTCCGTCGTGCGATGAAACAAGCCATTCAACGCACCATGAAAGCAGGCGCTCAAGGTATCAAAGTCCAAGTATCTGGCCGTTTAAACGGTGCTGATATGGCTCGTACCGAAGCATTAGACGAAGGAACTGTTCCACTACATACCCTACGTGCTGACATTGATTATGCCTGGGTAGAAGCAGACACCACCTATGGTAAAATTGGTGTTAAAGTTTGGATTTGCCGTGGAGAAGTTCTTCCAACAACTAATAATCAAGAGGAGGAATAA
- the rplV gene encoding 50S ribosomal protein L22 translates to MAEQVLSAKATAKTVRIPARKARLVIDLIRNKSVGEAIAILKNTPRAASPVIEKVLMSAVANAEHNSDLDVTKLYVSEAYVNEGPTMKRFRPRAKGAASRINKRTSHITVVVKEAEEE, encoded by the coding sequence ATGGCAGAACAAGTTTTATCTGCAAAAGCTACTGCGAAAACAGTTCGAATTCCAGCCCGTAAAGCGCGCTTAGTAATTGACTTAATTCGCAACAAGAGCGTTGGCGAAGCAATCGCTATTCTAAAAAACACCCCTCGTGCAGCTAGTCCTGTGATTGAAAAGGTGTTAATGTCAGCTGTTGCTAACGCAGAACACAATTCAGACTTAGATGTAACTAAATTATATGTCAGTGAAGCCTATGTGAACGAAGGACCAACCATGAAACGCTTCCGTCCACGTGCTAAAGGCGCAGCTTCACGTATCAATAAACGCACCAGCCACATTACTGTTGTGGTAAAAGAAGCAGAGGAGGAGTAA
- the rpsS gene encoding 30S ribosomal protein S19 — MSRSIKKGPFCDEHLMKKVQEQQDNDKKQVIKTWSRRSTIFPNFIGLTIAVHDGRKHVPVYIQEDMVGHKLGEFVPTRTYHGHAADDKKTRR, encoded by the coding sequence ATGAGCCGTAGTATTAAAAAAGGACCTTTTTGTGACGAACACTTAATGAAAAAGGTTCAAGAACAACAAGACAACGATAAAAAACAAGTAATCAAAACATGGTCCCGTCGTTCAACAATCTTTCCTAACTTCATTGGTTTAACGATTGCTGTTCACGATGGACGTAAACATGTTCCAGTTTATATTCAAGAAGACATGGTTGGACACAAATTAGGTGAATTTGTTCCTACCCGTACTTACCATGGTCATGCTGCAGACGACAAGAAGACACGTCGTTAA
- the rplB gene encoding 50S ribosomal protein L2, producing MAIKVYKATTNGRRNMSGSDFSEITKKTPEKSLLAKQSRRAGRNNQGRITVRHHGGGHKQAYRLIDFKRNKDNVEGVVKAIEYDPNRSANIALIHYTDGVKTYIIAPKGLQVGTRIQSGADADIKVGNALPLKNIPVGTVIHNIETKPGKGGQLVRAAGTSAQVLGKEDKYVLVKLNSGEVRFILGTCRATVGSVGNEQHELINSGKAGRSRWLGKRPTVRGSVMNPNDHPHGGGEGRAPIGRKVQMTPWGKPARGIKTRDKNARSNKLIVRHRSKKR from the coding sequence GTGGCGATTAAAGTTTATAAAGCGACAACTAACGGACGTCGTAATATGTCAGGTTCTGATTTTTCCGAAATCACCAAGAAAACACCTGAAAAAAGCTTATTAGCTAAACAATCCAGAAGAGCTGGACGCAACAACCAAGGTCGTATCACTGTTCGTCACCATGGTGGTGGCCACAAACAAGCTTATCGTTTAATCGACTTCAAACGTAACAAAGATAACGTTGAAGGCGTGGTTAAGGCTATCGAATACGATCCAAACCGTTCCGCTAACATCGCATTAATCCATTATACTGACGGGGTTAAAACCTACATCATCGCACCTAAAGGCTTACAAGTAGGTACCCGGATCCAATCTGGTGCTGACGCTGATATCAAAGTAGGTAACGCTTTACCTCTTAAGAATATCCCAGTGGGTACTGTGATCCATAACATCGAAACCAAACCTGGTAAGGGTGGCCAATTAGTTCGTGCTGCTGGTACCAGTGCTCAAGTTTTAGGTAAAGAAGACAAATATGTCCTCGTAAAATTAAACTCTGGTGAAGTACGTTTTATCTTAGGGACATGCCGGGCGACAGTCGGTTCTGTTGGTAATGAACAACACGAATTGATTAACAGCGGTAAAGCTGGACGTAGTCGCTGGTTAGGTAAACGCCCAACTGTTCGTGGTTCCGTAATGAACCCTAACGATCACCCACACGGTGGTGGTGAAGGTCGTGCACCAATCGGACGTAAGGTTCAAATGACCCCATGGGGTAAACCAGCTCGTGGTATTAAGACTCGTGATAAGAACGCACGTAGCAATAAATTAATTGTACGTCACCGTAGCAAGAAACGTTAA
- the rplW gene encoding 50S ribosomal protein L23: MSAQDIILRPIITEASMEAMDDNKYTFEVATDANKTQVRQAVEELFQVKVVKVNILNVRGKLKRMGRYAGYTRKRRKAIVEVAEGQSIEIFPTTDEDSEE, translated from the coding sequence ATGAGTGCTCAAGATATTATTCTACGCCCAATCATTACTGAAGCTTCAATGGAAGCTATGGATGACAACAAGTACACTTTTGAAGTAGCTACAGACGCTAACAAAACTCAAGTGAGACAAGCTGTTGAAGAACTTTTCCAAGTAAAAGTTGTTAAAGTAAACATCCTTAATGTACGTGGCAAGTTAAAACGTATGGGACGTTATGCAGGTTATACCCGCAAACGTCGCAAAGCCATTGTCGAAGTTGCCGAAGGTCAATCAATTGAAATCTTCCCAACAACTGATGAAGATTCTGAAGAATAG
- the rplD gene encoding 50S ribosomal protein L4, with protein MAKINLYKQDGSQNGEIEVKDDIFAIEPNETAIFDVILMQRASRRQGTHSVKNRSAVSGGGRKPWRQKGTGRARQGSIRAPQWVGGGRAFGPTPRSYSYKLPRKVRRLALRSALSRKVSQDNLVVVDALSLDAPKTKEFKNILENLNVNEKVLVVVDKDNTNAHLSARNLNNVTVVDEDNVNVYDLENHVKVLMTQSALSNVEEVLA; from the coding sequence ATGGCTAAAATCAACTTATATAAACAAGATGGTTCACAAAACGGCGAAATCGAAGTAAAAGACGACATCTTCGCTATTGAACCAAACGAAACCGCAATCTTTGATGTTATTTTGATGCAACGCGCTTCCCGTCGCCAAGGAACACATTCAGTGAAAAACCGTTCCGCTGTTAGTGGTGGTGGACGTAAACCATGGCGTCAAAAAGGAACCGGTCGTGCTCGTCAAGGTTCTATCCGAGCTCCTCAATGGGTTGGTGGTGGACGCGCATTCGGTCCTACCCCACGTTCATACAGCTACAAGTTACCTCGTAAGGTACGTCGCTTAGCTTTACGTTCTGCATTATCACGTAAGGTGAGCCAAGACAACTTAGTGGTTGTTGACGCACTTAGCTTAGATGCACCAAAGACCAAAGAATTCAAAAACATTCTCGAAAACTTAAATGTTAACGAAAAAGTCTTAGTGGTTGTAGATAAAGACAACACTAACGCCCACTTATCTGCACGTAACTTAAACAACGTTACCGTAGTTGATGAAGATAACGTGAACGTTTACGATTTAGAAAACCATGTGAAAGTGCTTATGACTCAATCAGCTCTTTCTAACGTAGAGGAGGTACTTGCATAA
- the rplC gene encoding 50S ribosomal protein L3, which produces MTKGILGKKVGMTQFFTESGELVPVTVIEAQANVVLQVKTLENDGYEAVQLGFDDKREVLANKPEQGHVAKAETTPKRFIREFKDVELGEYEVGSEVKVDIFQEGDIVDVTGTSKGKGFQGAIKRHGQQRGPMSHGSHYHRAAGSMGMASDASKVFKGKNLPGQMGGNTVTIQNLEIVKVMADKNVILVKGNVPGAKKSLVEIKTAAKSAE; this is translated from the coding sequence ATGACTAAAGGAATCTTAGGTAAAAAAGTAGGTATGACTCAGTTCTTCACTGAATCTGGCGAATTAGTGCCAGTTACTGTTATCGAAGCTCAAGCTAATGTTGTTTTACAAGTGAAAACTTTGGAAAACGATGGTTACGAAGCTGTTCAATTAGGTTTCGACGACAAACGTGAAGTTCTTGCCAATAAACCTGAACAAGGTCATGTAGCAAAAGCAGAAACTACTCCTAAGCGCTTCATTCGCGAATTCAAAGATGTTGAGCTAGGAGAATACGAAGTAGGTAGCGAAGTAAAGGTGGATATTTTCCAAGAAGGCGACATCGTTGATGTAACTGGAACCTCTAAAGGTAAAGGTTTCCAAGGCGCGATCAAACGTCATGGTCAACAACGTGGTCCTATGTCTCACGGTTCTCACTACCACCGTGCTGCTGGATCAATGGGTATGGCTTCAGATGCTTCCAAAGTCTTTAAGGGTAAAAACTTACCAGGACAAATGGGTGGCAACACTGTAACCATTCAAAACTTAGAAATCGTTAAAGTGATGGCAGATAAGAATGTTATCTTAGTGAAAGGTAATGTTCCAGGTGCCAAGAAATCACTCGTTGAAATCAAGACAGCTGCTAAATCAGCTGAATAA
- the rpsJ gene encoding 30S ribosomal protein S10 — MAKQKIRIRLKAYEHRALDQSAQKIVETAKRTGAQVAGPIPLPTERSIFTVIRATHKYKDSREQFEMRTHKRLVDIVNPTPKTVDALMKLDLPSGVDIEIKL, encoded by the coding sequence ATGGCAAAACAAAAAATTCGTATCCGCTTAAAGGCTTATGAACATCGTGCGTTAGACCAATCCGCACAAAAAATTGTAGAAACCGCTAAACGTACAGGAGCACAAGTAGCAGGGCCAATCCCACTACCAACTGAACGCTCAATCTTCACCGTGATCCGTGCAACTCACAAGTACAAAGACTCACGGGAACAATTCGAAATGCGTACACACAAACGCCTAGTGGATATTGTTAACCCAACACCTAAAACAGTCGACGCTTTAATGAAACTCGACTTACCAAGTGGTGTGGACATCGAAATCAAACTTTAA
- a CDS encoding L,D-transpeptidase family protein — MASKHNGKKGFLIALVTVISVLALVYLGGSYYYQGHFLPETVMAATDISHQSPEEAESRLKDKLSDLGVKVTEKDQVIKEVKPQDVGIQFNINSSLEQVLAQQNAWTWPLAWFNQDHGVLAVEESKNNEAALKGLVNDLAINNAERQAPTNAQVVVDQANNQLSIKKESHGNQVSKEKLGQLIQSAIDQGQDQVKLEDAYLEPQVKSDDPEIQKQMEQFNKISSMKLALNIEDKDYPIDPATIQSWLIVQADSSIDVDRSKISAYLQELNQKVSGLLNPHEFKSTMSGTVTIFPGIYGWYIDRDRAVEEVAQAVLAGEDKSFEPSIAGQGYKVDNFFGDTYIEVDIPNQKLFLYENGQLSLETDVITGQDKSPTIPGANEIWNMESPSILRANSPITGIPYEQPVDYWMAFDYHAEGIHDAKWQPAFGGQLYRNMAGSYGCVNTSINVMPTIFAKSYVGMPVVIFNEESLH, encoded by the coding sequence ATGGCTAGTAAGCATAATGGAAAAAAGGGCTTTTTAATTGCTCTGGTAACGGTGATCAGTGTCTTAGCACTGGTCTATTTAGGAGGGAGCTATTATTATCAAGGACACTTCCTGCCAGAAACGGTGATGGCTGCAACAGATATTAGTCACCAAAGTCCGGAAGAGGCAGAAAGTCGCCTCAAGGACAAGTTATCCGACTTAGGGGTTAAGGTTACGGAAAAAGATCAAGTAATTAAGGAAGTCAAACCCCAAGATGTTGGAATTCAATTTAATATCAATTCTTCCTTAGAACAGGTCTTAGCTCAACAAAATGCTTGGACTTGGCCTTTAGCTTGGTTTAACCAAGACCATGGTGTCTTAGCCGTTGAAGAAAGTAAGAATAATGAAGCTGCCCTTAAGGGGTTGGTTAATGACTTAGCGATTAATAATGCTGAGCGCCAAGCTCCCACTAATGCCCAAGTGGTAGTGGACCAGGCCAATAACCAATTAAGCATTAAAAAAGAAAGCCATGGGAACCAAGTATCAAAGGAAAAATTAGGCCAATTGATTCAATCAGCCATCGACCAAGGGCAAGATCAGGTGAAGTTGGAGGATGCTTACTTAGAGCCTCAAGTGAAATCCGATGACCCCGAAATACAAAAGCAGATGGAGCAATTTAATAAGATTTCTTCTATGAAGCTAGCCCTTAATATCGAAGATAAAGACTATCCGATTGATCCCGCCACCATTCAAAGTTGGCTGATTGTTCAAGCGGACTCTTCGATTGATGTGGACCGGTCTAAGATTTCAGCTTACTTACAAGAGCTCAACCAAAAAGTGTCTGGCTTATTAAACCCACACGAATTTAAGTCCACCATGTCAGGGACAGTGACCATTTTCCCTGGCATTTATGGCTGGTATATTGACCGTGACCGCGCGGTAGAAGAAGTGGCCCAAGCGGTCTTAGCCGGTGAGGATAAGAGTTTTGAACCAAGTATTGCCGGTCAAGGCTACAAGGTGGATAATTTCTTTGGCGACACTTATATTGAAGTCGATATCCCTAACCAAAAACTATTCCTCTATGAAAATGGCCAACTGAGTCTGGAAACCGATGTGATTACTGGACAAGACAAGTCGCCAACCATTCCGGGTGCCAATGAAATTTGGAATATGGAGTCACCAAGTATCCTAAGAGCCAATTCACCAATCACTGGGATCCCTTATGAGCAACCAGTAGATTATTGGATGGCTTTTGACTACCATGCGGAAGGCATCCATGATGCTAAGTGGCAACCGGCCTTTGGTGGTCAACTCTACCGCAACATGGCAGGGTCCTACGGTTGTGTCAATACCTCAATCAATGTCATGCCTACCATCTTTGCTAAATCTTATGTGGGTATGCCAGTGGTCATCTTTAATGAAGAATCTCTTCATTAA
- the tuf gene encoding elongation factor Tu, producing MAKEHFDRSKPHVNIGTLGHVDHGKTTLSAAIATVLAKNGFGEAKDYAAIDNAPEEQERGITINTSHIEYETANRHYAHVDCPGHADYVKNMITGAAQMDGAILVVAATDGPMAQTREHILLARQVGVPYFVVFLNKCDMVDDEELLELVELEVRDLLSEYGFPGDDVPVIKGSALKALEGDADAEQAILDLMEAVDEYIPTPERDTDKPFMMPVEDVFSITGRGTVATGRVERGKIEVGKEVEIVGLADKPEKTTVTGLEMFRKTLDYAEAGDNVGALLRGITRENIERGQVLAEPGTITPHTEFKAEVYVLTKEEGGRHTPFMNNYRPQFYFRTTDITGEVILPEDTPMVMPGDNVTMEVKLIHPIAIEEGTNFSIREGGHTVGAGVVSEIL from the coding sequence ATGGCAAAAGAACATTTTGATCGTAGTAAACCACACGTAAATATCGGTACTTTAGGTCACGTTGACCACGGTAAAACCACTTTATCAGCAGCTATCGCTACTGTTTTAGCTAAAAATGGTTTCGGTGAAGCTAAAGACTACGCTGCGATCGATAACGCACCTGAAGAACAAGAACGTGGGATTACTATTAACACTTCTCACATCGAATACGAAACAGCTAACCGTCACTACGCTCACGTTGACTGCCCAGGCCACGCGGACTACGTTAAGAACATGATCACCGGTGCTGCTCAAATGGACGGTGCGATCTTAGTTGTTGCCGCAACTGACGGTCCTATGGCTCAAACTCGTGAACACATCTTACTTGCTCGTCAAGTTGGGGTTCCTTACTTCGTTGTATTCTTAAACAAATGTGATATGGTTGACGACGAAGAATTACTTGAATTAGTTGAACTTGAAGTTCGTGACTTATTAAGTGAATATGGTTTCCCAGGAGATGACGTTCCTGTAATTAAAGGTTCTGCATTAAAAGCTCTTGAAGGCGACGCAGATGCTGAACAAGCGATCTTAGACTTAATGGAAGCTGTTGACGAATACATCCCAACTCCAGAACGTGACACTGACAAACCATTCATGATGCCAGTTGAAGACGTATTCTCAATTACCGGTCGTGGTACCGTTGCTACTGGTCGTGTTGAACGTGGTAAGATCGAAGTTGGTAAAGAAGTTGAAATCGTTGGTTTAGCTGACAAACCTGAAAAAACAACTGTTACCGGTCTTGAAATGTTCCGTAAAACACTTGACTACGCTGAAGCAGGTGACAACGTTGGTGCCTTATTACGTGGTATTACCCGTGAAAACATCGAACGTGGTCAAGTTTTAGCTGAACCAGGTACCATTACTCCACATACCGAATTCAAAGCTGAAGTTTATGTTTTAACTAAAGAAGAAGGTGGACGTCACACCCCATTCATGAACAACTACCGTCCACAATTCTACTTCCGTACAACTGACATTACCGGTGAAGTTATCTTACCAGAAGACACACCAATGGTAATGCCTGGTGACAACGTTACTATGGAAGTTAAATTAATTCACCCAATCGCTATTGAAGAAGGTACTAACTTCTCAATCCGTGAAGGTGGCCACACTGTTGGTGCCGGTGTTGTTTCTGAAATTCTTTAA
- the fusA gene encoding elongation factor G, which translates to MAKREFPLEKTRNIGIMAHIDAGKTTTTERILYYTGKIHKIGETHEGASQMDWMEQEQERGITITSAATTAQWKGYRVNIIDTPGHVDFTVEVERSLRVLDGAVTVLDAQSGVEPQTETVWRQADTYHVPRIVFANKMDKIGADFLYAVDTIKDRLGANAHAIQLPIGAEDNFTGIIDLVKMKAEIYEDEMGQVIDEEDIPEEYQELAEKWRTDLVEAVADTDEDLMIAYLEGEEITEDQLKAAIRKATLNLEFFPVLCGSAFKNKGVQLMLDAVIDYLPAPTDVPPIEAERANNPDETFEVRANDDSPFSALAFKVMTDPYVGRLTFFRVYSGTLEAGSYVLNATSDTRERVGRILLMHANSRSEVEEVFSGDIAAAVGLKNTTTGDTLCDTKNPIILERMEFPEPVIEVAIEPNTKADQDKMQIALGKLAEEDPTFRASTDHETGQTIIAGMGELHLDIIVDRLKREFNVEATVGAPQVSYRETFTKQTQAQGKFVRQSGGKGQYGDVWIEFTPNEEGAGFEFEDAIVGGVVPREYIPSVEAGLKDAMENGVLAGFPLVDVKAKLYDGSYHDVDSSEAAFKVAASLALRNAAKDAGAVILEPVMKVDIVVPEDYLGDVMGHVSARRGRIEGQEPRGNALTLHSFVPLSEMFGYATTLRSATQGRGTFTMTFDHYEPVPKSVSEEIIAKYGKGSED; encoded by the coding sequence ATGGCTAAAAGAGAATTCCCTCTTGAAAAAACAAGAAACATCGGAATTATGGCCCACATCGATGCCGGTAAGACAACGACGACTGAACGTATCTTGTACTATACCGGTAAAATCCACAAAATTGGTGAAACCCACGAAGGGGCTTCCCAAATGGACTGGATGGAACAAGAACAAGAACGTGGGATTACGATTACTTCTGCAGCGACAACTGCACAATGGAAGGGTTATCGAGTAAACATTATCGACACCCCAGGGCACGTGGACTTCACGGTTGAAGTTGAACGTTCCTTACGTGTTCTTGATGGTGCCGTAACCGTTCTTGACGCTCAATCCGGGGTAGAACCTCAAACAGAAACGGTTTGGCGTCAAGCTGATACCTACCATGTTCCACGTATCGTATTTGCTAACAAGATGGACAAGATCGGTGCTGACTTCTTATATGCTGTTGACACCATCAAAGACCGCTTAGGAGCAAATGCTCACGCAATCCAATTACCTATTGGTGCTGAAGATAATTTCACTGGAATCATTGACTTAGTTAAGATGAAAGCTGAAATTTATGAAGACGAAATGGGTCAAGTGATTGATGAAGAAGATATTCCAGAAGAATATCAAGAACTTGCTGAAAAATGGCGTACTGACCTTGTTGAAGCCGTTGCAGATACTGACGAAGACTTAATGATTGCTTACCTCGAAGGTGAAGAAATCACTGAAGACCAATTAAAAGCTGCTATCCGTAAAGCAACCTTGAACTTGGAATTCTTCCCAGTATTATGTGGATCTGCCTTCAAGAACAAAGGGGTTCAGTTAATGCTAGATGCAGTTATTGACTACTTACCTGCACCTACTGACGTTCCTCCAATTGAAGCAGAACGTGCAAACAACCCAGATGAAACCTTTGAAGTTCGTGCAAACGATGACTCACCATTCTCAGCTTTAGCCTTCAAGGTGATGACAGACCCTTATGTTGGTCGTTTAACCTTCTTCCGCGTTTACTCAGGGACTCTTGAAGCTGGTTCATACGTGCTTAACGCTACTTCTGACACCCGTGAACGTGTCGGACGTATCTTATTGATGCACGCTAACTCTCGTTCAGAAGTTGAAGAAGTCTTCTCTGGTGACATCGCTGCTGCGGTTGGTTTGAAGAACACCACAACTGGTGACACCCTCTGTGATACCAAGAACCCAATTATTTTGGAAAGAATGGAATTCCCAGAACCTGTTATCGAAGTGGCTATCGAACCAAACACCAAGGCTGACCAAGACAAGATGCAAATTGCTTTGGGTAAATTAGCTGAAGAAGATCCAACCTTCCGTGCAAGTACCGACCATGAAACTGGTCAAACCATTATTGCCGGTATGGGTGAGTTGCACTTAGATATTATCGTTGACCGTTTGAAACGTGAATTCAACGTTGAAGCAACTGTTGGTGCTCCTCAAGTGTCTTACCGTGAAACCTTCACCAAACAAACACAAGCCCAAGGTAAGTTTGTTCGTCAATCTGGTGGTAAAGGGCAATACGGGGACGTATGGATCGAATTTACCCCTAACGAAGAAGGTGCCGGTTTCGAATTCGAAGACGCTATCGTCGGTGGGGTTGTTCCTCGTGAATACATCCCTTCAGTTGAAGCTGGTTTGAAAGACGCTATGGAAAATGGTGTCCTCGCAGGCTTCCCATTAGTTGACGTGAAGGCTAAACTTTATGATGGTTCTTACCACGATGTCGACTCCAGTGAAGCAGCCTTCAAGGTTGCCGCTTCTCTTGCATTACGTAATGCAGCTAAAGATGCTGGCGCAGTAATCCTTGAGCCTGTGATGAAGGTTGATATTGTTGTTCCTGAAGATTACTTAGGCGATGTTATGGGACATGTTTCCGCACGTCGTGGCCGTATCGAAGGACAAGAACCACGCGGTAACGCTTTAACCTTACACTCATTTGTGCCACTATCTGAAATGTTTGGGTATGCAACAACCTTACGTTCAGCAACCCAAGGACGTGGGACATTTACCATGACCTTTGACCACTATGAACCGGTTCCAAAATCTGTCAGTGAAGAAATCATTGCTAAATATGGTAAAGGTTCTGAAGATTAG
- the rpsG gene encoding 30S ribosomal protein S7, translating to MPRKGHVAKRDVLPDPIYNSKMVTRLISQIMVDGKRGKAATILYNAFNIIKEETGNDAMEVYQEALENISPVLEVKARRVGGANYQVPMEVRPERRQTLALRWLVQAARNRGEGTMNVRLAREIMDAANNTGAAVRKREETHRMAEANKAFAHFRW from the coding sequence ATGCCTCGTAAAGGACATGTTGCAAAACGTGATGTATTGCCAGACCCAATTTACAATTCAAAAATGGTTACTCGCCTAATCAGCCAAATTATGGTTGACGGTAAACGTGGTAAAGCAGCAACCATCTTATACAATGCTTTTAATATTATTAAAGAAGAAACTGGAAATGACGCTATGGAAGTTTACCAAGAAGCGCTTGAAAACATTTCTCCAGTTTTAGAAGTTAAAGCGCGTCGTGTTGGGGGTGCTAACTACCAAGTGCCTATGGAAGTTCGCCCAGAACGCCGTCAAACTTTAGCTCTTCGTTGGCTCGTTCAAGCAGCTCGTAACCGTGGTGAAGGAACCATGAACGTTCGTTTAGCGCGTGAAATCATGGACGCTGCTAACAACACCGGTGCTGCCGTTAGAAAACGTGAAGAAACCCACCGTATGGCTGAAGCCAACAAAGCTTTCGCTCACTTCCGCTGGTAA